One stretch of Bombina bombina isolate aBomBom1 chromosome 7, aBomBom1.pri, whole genome shotgun sequence DNA includes these proteins:
- the LOC128636770 gene encoding E3 ubiquitin/ISG15 ligase TRIM25-like, which translates to MASADLREELTCPICLSIYTDPVTLSCGHNFCLSCINRTWDNQDEGEYSCPECKHRFRKRPEHKRNLRLRNIAEIFQLTGPVNDTGIFCTYCIHSPVPATKSCLHCGTSLCDAHLSVHSKSEEHFLTEPTTSWGNRKCYKHKKLLEYYCTEDAACICVTCYVAEEHRGHQLELLNEASEKKKKRLRDVLQKLTTKREKTEKRVQTLQKHRRRVQEKAAGVTERLTALIRDIMEQLEDLEKRVLSDITRQQEQILLPISDLIQQLEKEKDELTRKICHIEELCHMTNPLTVLQEQESHRDDFCGAEK; encoded by the coding sequence ATGGCGTCTGCTGATCTGAGAGAGGAGCTCACCTGCCCCATCTGCCTGAGCATTTATACAGATCCTGTAACTCTCAGCTGTGGCCATAACTTCTGCCTGAGCTGTATTAACAGAACATGGGACAACCAGGATGAGGGGGAGTATTCATGTCCTGAATGTAAACACAGGTTTAGGAAGAGACCTGAACACAAAAGGAACCTGCGGCTGCGTAATATAGCAGAGATTTTCCAACTAACTGGGCCTGTAAATGATACTGGGATCTTCTGCACTTACTGTATTCACTCTCCTGTACCTGCTACTAAATCCTGTCTGCATTGTGGGACTTCTCTCTGTGATGCCCACCTGAGTGTACACAGCAAGTCTGAGGAACACTTCTTAACTGAACCcaccacttcctggggtaacagaaaatgctacaAACACAAGAAGCTCCTggaatattactgcactgaggatgctgcctgtatctgtgtgacCTGCTACGTGGCcgaagagcacaggggacaccagctggagctgctgaatgaggcttctgagaagaagaaaaagagactgagagatgttctgcagaaactgaccacaaagagagagaagactgagaaaagagtccagactctgcagaagcacaggagaagggtgcaagagaaagcagctggtgtaacagagcgactcactgccctgattagggacatcatggaacagctggaagacctagagaagcgagtcctgagtgacatcacccggcagcaggagcagattTTACtcccaatctctgatctgatccagcagctggaaaaagagaaggacgagctgaccaggaagatttgtcacattgaggagctgtgccaCATGACtaacccattaactgtcctacaagaacaggaatcacacagagatgacttTTGTGGTGCTGAAAAG